The Procambarus clarkii isolate CNS0578487 chromosome 4, FALCON_Pclarkii_2.0, whole genome shotgun sequence genomic sequence tacatcagttgattgacagttgtgaggcgggaccaaagagccaaagctcaacccccgcaagcacaaataggtgagtacaaataggtgagtacacacacacacacacacacacacacacacacacacacacacacacacacacacacacacacacacacacacacacacacacacacacacacacacacacacacacacacacacacacacacacacacacacacacacacgcacacgcacacacacacacacacacacacacacacacatacacacacacacacacacacacacacacacacacacacacacacacacacacacacacacacacgcacacacacacacacacacacacacacacacacgcacacacacacacacacacacacacacacacacacacacacacacacacacacacacacacacacacacacacgcacacacacacacacacacacacacacacacacacacacacacacacacacacacacacacacacacacacacacacacacacgcacacacacacacacacacacacacacacacacacacacacacacacacacacacacacacacacgcacacacacacacacacacacacacacacgcacacacacacacacacacgcacacacacacacacacacacacacacacacacacacacacacacacacacacacacacacacaccagcctctggggggttattaaggccactatAATAGCTTACTGACCAGACAGCAAGTCCTGAACATTATTACTAAAGCCAACTCTGAGTGTATACACAGGGAGAGAAGCGGAGTACACGTCTGTGAGTACTCATCTCCTGACACTGTTCCAGGTGAGAGACACCTGCTCGTCCTCCTACTGATGATCtccaggtgtactcacctagttgtactcacctagctgtggttagggggttgagcttcggctctttggtcccgcctttcaaccgtcatccAACTgatgtaaagattcctgagcctactggactctatcatatctacatttgaaactgtgtatggagtcagcctccaccacatcactgcctaatgcattccacctgttaactactctgacaatgaaaaaagttatttctaacttccctgtggctcatttgggtactcagtttccacctgtttccccttgttcgtgtgacacccgtgttaaataatccatccttgtctacactgtcaattcccctgtgcATTCTGTATGCGGTgtatcttgagtgtgtgtgtgtgtgtgtgtatgtgtgagtgtgtatctTGAAATGTGTATcttgagatgagatgatttcggggcttagcgtccccgcggcccggtcctcgaccaggtgtcCTTTTTGCTACACATCCCCTAGGTAGCAACCAGTAGCAGCTGAATGTTAGTGTTCCACTTTGCGAGCTCGATGTTCCACTTCGCGAGCTCGATGTTCCACTTCGCGAGCTCGATGTTCCACTTCGAGAGCTCGATGTTCCACTTCGCGAGCTCGATGTTCCACTTCGCGAGCTCGATGTTCCACTTCGCGAGCTCGATGTTCCACTTCGTGAGCTCGATGTTCCACTTCGCGAGCTCGATGTTCCACTTCACGAGCTCGATGTTCCACTTCGCGAG encodes the following:
- the LOC138370826 gene encoding ribonuclease Y-like, which produces MIIQSLDSLEVKHRAREVEHRAREVEHRAREVEHRAREVEHRAREVEHRAREVEHRAREVEHRAHEVEHRAREVEHRAREVEHRAREVEHRAHEVEHRAREVEHRAREVEHRAREVEHRALEVEHRAREVEHRAREVEHRARKVEH